A genomic window from Vigna radiata var. radiata cultivar VC1973A chromosome 2, Vradiata_ver6, whole genome shotgun sequence includes:
- the LOC106756587 gene encoding uncharacterized protein LOC106756587 isoform X6 — translation MSESNHTEIQIRALTGESVTLLVTPTTTLHHLKLLLRHSFPPATTSPNFHLFFKGEKLRLQTQIASYPIQRDEFLVLIPFTKKEKEPSRTSEFLLPNVPHTTNASSSTSELADSTWSSIKEDLSLLRDATESNASNSESGNEKPLETSTERGLSREKQMELPYHLILNTLRDGSEGGPLGEHNCEVFAKVLESVNCLSELPLGHCKLLKRARSKEGGGGGGGLRKRVSDGVICLCPPWLKIVVKAFAFVNIFSAFIYLQLRDLTSSLLEEALSELAKFGVKLGLGDIKNLSLLCPHMVCFRDDVEKTSFGDNIVVLNHSTDNKDIVEENPKRVRKWLYISKTVSTLKRRDSSFRKFLGRAFEQLPYEFGDEMTVGISLEELLVAVKDNDFVKKEDKPKRVKRNKTTSKSDLNHIGCHDTKSLTAVEMIDHLKKGIGSEGQIVHIEDICARKAIYSEIPIDLSEKMRSALKCIGVSKFYCHQAESIQASLHGENVVVATMTSSGKSLCYNLPVLEVLSTNSSSCALYIFPTKALAQDQLRALLHMTKGFDNDFNIGIYDGDTSQSERMWLRDNSRLLITNPDMLHISILPHHQQFSRILSNLRFVVIDETHTYKGAFGSHTALILRRLERLCSYGLELCKTFPYKLVYLNFKGNCESTIWFYLQYMDLFLLLFFLLQLLQILGSILWNLQIYLRWSYFRMMEVHLQGNFLSFGTLLCVQNLSLKKLSLLWELMSWLMKVLILFVQGDNPYIPIVDASRIFAEMVQHGLRCIAFCRSRKLCELVLSYTREILHETAPHLVDSICAYRGGYIAEERRKIESSFFGGEICGVAATNALELGIDVGEIDATLHLGFPGSIASLWQQAGRGGRRDKPSLAVYVAFGGPLDQYFMRHPNKLFGRPIECCHVDSQNKKILEQHLVCAAHEHPLSVNYDEHYFGPCLESVIISLKAAGYLSSILSSDSSRIWNYIGPEKLPSHAVNIRAIETVRYSVIDQKKYQVLEEIEESKAFFQVYEGAVYMCQGKTYLVEKLDLSNKTAFCKEADLKYYTKTRDYTDIHVIGGNVA, via the exons ATGTCGGAGAGCAACCACACGGAAATCCAAATCCGTGCCCTAACCGGCGAATCAGTCACTCTTCTCGTCACTCCCACCACAACCCTCCACCACCTGAAGCTTCTCCTCCGCCATTCATTCCCCCCCGCCACCACCTCCCCCAATTTCCACCTCTTTTTCAAG GGTGAGAAATTGCGATTGCAGACTCAAATTGCCTCTTACCCCATCCAACGTGACGAGTTTCTCGTCCTCATCCCCTTCaccaaaaaggaaaaggaacCTTCTAGAACATCCGAATTTCTTCTGCCTAATGTTCCTCACACTACCAATGCTTCAAGTTCGACATCTGAACTCGCGGATTCTACGTGGTCCTCCATAAAGGAGGATTTATCACTTTTACGTGATGCTACTGAGAGTAATGCGTCTAATTCCGAGTCAGGAAATGAAAAACCGTTGGAGACCTCAACCGAAAGGGGTTTAAGTCGTGAGAAGCAGATGGAGCTTCCCTATCATCTTATACTGAACACATTGCGAGATGGTAGCGAGGGTGGTCCACTTGGCGAGCACAATTGCGAGGTTTTCGCGAAGGTTTTGGAATCCGTGAATTGTTTATCGGAACTGCCTCTCGGACACTGCAAGTTGCTGAAACGAGCTCGTTCGAAAGAAGGTGGTGGAGGCGGCGGCGGCCTGAGAAAACGTGTCAGTGACGGTGTTATATGTTTGTGTCCACCGTGGTTGAAGATAGTGGTGAAGGCGTTTGCATTTGTGAACATTTTTTCCGCGTTTATTTATTTGCAACTTCGAGATTTGACCTCGAGTCTGCTGGAGGAGGCGCTTAGTGAGCTTGCTAAGTTTGGGGTTAAACTTGGCCTCGGTGACATCAAGAATCTTTCGCTTCTCTGTCctcat ATGGTATGTTTCAGGGATGATGTAGAGAAGACAAGTTTTGGTGATAACATTGTTGTCCTTAATCATTCAACAGACAATAAAGATATAGTTGAAGAAAATCCTAAAAGAG TGCGCAAGTGGTTGTATATTTCAAAGACTGTCAGTACATTGAAGAGAAGGGACAGTTCTTTCCGTAAATTTCTAGGACGGGCTTTTGAACAGCTGCCG TATGAATTTGGAGATGAGATGACTGTGGGGATTTCCTTGGAAGAGTTGCTTGTTGCAGTCAAGGACAATGATTTTGTCAAAAAAGAAGACAAACCCAAACGTGTAAAGAGAAACAAAACTACCTCAAAATCTGACCTAAACCATATTGGGTGTCAT GACACAAAGTCATTAACGGCTGTAGAGATGATTGATCATCTTAAGAAAGGAATTGGATCAGAAGGGCAG ATTGTGCATATTGAAGACATATGTGCCAGGAAAGCAATTTACAGCGAGATCCCTATTGATCTATCAGAGAAAATGAGATCTGCACTGAAGTGTATCGGAGTTTCCAAATTTTACTGTCATCAG GCAGAGTCTATACAAGCTTCTCTTCATGGTGAAAATGTTGTTGTGGCTACAATGACATCTAGTGGCAAATCCCTTTGCTATAATCTACCAGTTCTAGAAGTTTTGTCTACGAATTCATCTTCATGTGCTTTGTACATATTTCCCACAAAG GCATTAGCTCAAGATCAACTAAGAGCTTTGTTACACATGACAAAAGGATTTGATAACGACTTTAATATTGGTATATATGATGGTGATACTTCTCAGAGTGAGAGGATGTGGCTCCGTGATAATTCTAGATTG TTGATCACAAATCCAGATATGTTACACATATCAATCTTGCCCCATCATCAACAGTTTAGTCGAATTTTATCAAACCTAAG GTTTGTGGTAATTGATGAAACTCATACTTACAAGGGAGCGTTTGGAAGTCACACCGCCCTTATTTTGAGGAGGCTAGAACGACTCTGTTCATATGGTTTAGAGCTTTGCAAAACATTTCCATATAAACttgtgtatttaaattttaaagggAACTGTGAATCAACAATTTGGTTCTACTTGCAGTATATGGATCTGttccttcttttgttttttctactGCAACTTCTGCAAATCCTCGGGAGCATTCTATG GAACTTGCAAATTTATCTACGCTGGAGCTATTTCAGAATGATGGAAGTCCATCTACAAGGAAACTTTTTGTCCTTTGGAACCCTGCTGTGCGTCCAAAATCT TTCATTAAAAAAGCTCAGTTTGCTATGGGAACTGATGAGTTGGCTGATGAAAGTGCTAATTTTGTTCGTTCAAGGTGATAATCCTTATAT CCCAATTGTGGATGCTTCACGTATTTTTGCAGAAATGGTTCAGCACGGTCTTCGCTGTATTGCATTTTGTAGATCACGGAAACTTTGTGAGCTTGTTTTATCCTACAC CCGTGAGATTCTTCATGAGACAGCCCCGCATCTGGTTGATTCCATATGTGCATATCGTGGTGGCTACATTGCAGAg GAAAGAAGAAAGATAGAGAGTTCATTTTTTGGTGGTGAAATATGTGGTGTTGCGGCAACCAATGCTCTTGAGTTGGGCATTGATGTTGGAGAAATTGATGCCACTCTGCATCTAGGATTTCCTGGTAGCATTGCAAG CTTATGGCAACAAGCTGGTAGAGGTGGGAGGAGAGATAAACCATCGCTTGCTGTCTATGTTGCATTTGGGGGGCCTCTTGATCAATACTTCATGAGACATCCCAATAAACTTTTTGGAAGACCAATTGAATGTTGTCATGTTGATTCTCAAAACAAAAAG ATTCTTGAGCAACATTTGGTCTGTGCTGCTCATGAACACCCTCTAAGTGTGAACTACGATGAACACTATTTTGGTCCTTGCTTGGAGAGTGTTATAATTTCTCTAAAAGCTGCAGGGTACTTGAGTTCTATTCTATCATCTGATTCTTCTAGAATATGGAACTACATTGGTCCTGag AAATTACCCTCACATGCAGTCAATATCCGAGCAATAGAAACTGTTAGATACAGTGTCATAGATCAGAAAAAATATCAAGTCCTTGAAGAGATAGAGGAAAGCAAGGCATTCTTTCAG GTATATGAAGGTGCTGTGTACATGTGCCAGGGGAAAACCTATTTGGTTGAAAAATTAGATCTGTCTAATAAAACTGCTTTCTGCAAAGAGGCTGATCTAAAGTATTATACAAAGACTCGAGATTACACTGATATTCATGTCATTGGGGGTAATGTT GCCTGA
- the LOC106756587 gene encoding uncharacterized protein LOC106756587 isoform X5 — protein MSESNHTEIQIRALTGESVTLLVTPTTTLHHLKLLLRHSFPPATTSPNFHLFFKGEKLRLQTQIASYPIQRDEFLVLIPFTKKEKEPSRTSEFLLPNVPHTTNASSSTSELADSTWSSIKEDLSLLRDATESNASNSESGNEKPLETSTERGLSREKQMELPYHLILNTLRDGSEGGPLGEHNCEVFAKVLESVNCLSELPLGHCKLLKRARSKEGGGGGGGLRKRVSDGVICLCPPWLKIVVKAFAFVNIFSAFIYLQLRDLTSSLLEEALSELAKFGVKLGLGDIKNLSLLCPHMVCFRDDVEKTSFGDNIVVLNHSTDNKDIVEENPKRVRKWLYISKTVSTLKRRDSSFRKFLGRAFEQLPYEFGDEMTVGISLEELLVAVKDNDFVKKEDKPKRVKRNKTTSKSDLNHIGCHDTKSLTAVEMIDHLKKGIGSEGQIVHIEDICARKAIYSEIPIDLSEKMRSALKCIGVSKFYCHQAESIQASLHGENVVVATMTSSGKSLCYNLPVLEVLSTNSSSCALYIFPTKALAQDQLRALLHMTKGFDNDFNIGIYDGDTSQSERMWLRDNSRLLITNPDMLHISILPHHQQFSRILSNLRFVVIDETHTYKGAFGSHTALILRRLERLCSYGLELCKTFPYKLVYLNFKGNCESTIWFYLQYMDLFLLLFFLLQLLQILGSILWNLQIYLRWSYFRMMEVHLQGNFLSFGTLLCVQNLSLKKLSLLWELMSWLMKVLILFVQGDNPYIPIVDASRIFAEMVQHGLRCIAFCRSRKLCELVLSYTREILHETAPHLVDSICAYRGGYIAEERRKIESSFFGGEICGVAATNALELGIDVGEIDATLHLGFPGSIASLWQQAGRGGRRDKPSLAVYVAFGGPLDQYFMRHPNKLFGRPIECCHVDSQNKKILEQHLVCAAHEHPLSVNYDEHYFGPCLESVIISLKAAGYLSSILSSDSSRIWNYIGPEKLPSHAVNIRAIETVRYSVIDQKKYQVLEEIEESKAFFQVYEGAVYMCQGKTYLVEKLDLSNKTAFCKEADLKYYTKTRDYTDIHVIGGNVVCILLLARDPLDYLHEFYSAYPLKVETNKFPKSNARADICKVTTTWFGFYRIWRGSNQIFDAVDLALPHYSYESQ, from the exons ATGTCGGAGAGCAACCACACGGAAATCCAAATCCGTGCCCTAACCGGCGAATCAGTCACTCTTCTCGTCACTCCCACCACAACCCTCCACCACCTGAAGCTTCTCCTCCGCCATTCATTCCCCCCCGCCACCACCTCCCCCAATTTCCACCTCTTTTTCAAG GGTGAGAAATTGCGATTGCAGACTCAAATTGCCTCTTACCCCATCCAACGTGACGAGTTTCTCGTCCTCATCCCCTTCaccaaaaaggaaaaggaacCTTCTAGAACATCCGAATTTCTTCTGCCTAATGTTCCTCACACTACCAATGCTTCAAGTTCGACATCTGAACTCGCGGATTCTACGTGGTCCTCCATAAAGGAGGATTTATCACTTTTACGTGATGCTACTGAGAGTAATGCGTCTAATTCCGAGTCAGGAAATGAAAAACCGTTGGAGACCTCAACCGAAAGGGGTTTAAGTCGTGAGAAGCAGATGGAGCTTCCCTATCATCTTATACTGAACACATTGCGAGATGGTAGCGAGGGTGGTCCACTTGGCGAGCACAATTGCGAGGTTTTCGCGAAGGTTTTGGAATCCGTGAATTGTTTATCGGAACTGCCTCTCGGACACTGCAAGTTGCTGAAACGAGCTCGTTCGAAAGAAGGTGGTGGAGGCGGCGGCGGCCTGAGAAAACGTGTCAGTGACGGTGTTATATGTTTGTGTCCACCGTGGTTGAAGATAGTGGTGAAGGCGTTTGCATTTGTGAACATTTTTTCCGCGTTTATTTATTTGCAACTTCGAGATTTGACCTCGAGTCTGCTGGAGGAGGCGCTTAGTGAGCTTGCTAAGTTTGGGGTTAAACTTGGCCTCGGTGACATCAAGAATCTTTCGCTTCTCTGTCctcat ATGGTATGTTTCAGGGATGATGTAGAGAAGACAAGTTTTGGTGATAACATTGTTGTCCTTAATCATTCAACAGACAATAAAGATATAGTTGAAGAAAATCCTAAAAGAG TGCGCAAGTGGTTGTATATTTCAAAGACTGTCAGTACATTGAAGAGAAGGGACAGTTCTTTCCGTAAATTTCTAGGACGGGCTTTTGAACAGCTGCCG TATGAATTTGGAGATGAGATGACTGTGGGGATTTCCTTGGAAGAGTTGCTTGTTGCAGTCAAGGACAATGATTTTGTCAAAAAAGAAGACAAACCCAAACGTGTAAAGAGAAACAAAACTACCTCAAAATCTGACCTAAACCATATTGGGTGTCAT GACACAAAGTCATTAACGGCTGTAGAGATGATTGATCATCTTAAGAAAGGAATTGGATCAGAAGGGCAG ATTGTGCATATTGAAGACATATGTGCCAGGAAAGCAATTTACAGCGAGATCCCTATTGATCTATCAGAGAAAATGAGATCTGCACTGAAGTGTATCGGAGTTTCCAAATTTTACTGTCATCAG GCAGAGTCTATACAAGCTTCTCTTCATGGTGAAAATGTTGTTGTGGCTACAATGACATCTAGTGGCAAATCCCTTTGCTATAATCTACCAGTTCTAGAAGTTTTGTCTACGAATTCATCTTCATGTGCTTTGTACATATTTCCCACAAAG GCATTAGCTCAAGATCAACTAAGAGCTTTGTTACACATGACAAAAGGATTTGATAACGACTTTAATATTGGTATATATGATGGTGATACTTCTCAGAGTGAGAGGATGTGGCTCCGTGATAATTCTAGATTG TTGATCACAAATCCAGATATGTTACACATATCAATCTTGCCCCATCATCAACAGTTTAGTCGAATTTTATCAAACCTAAG GTTTGTGGTAATTGATGAAACTCATACTTACAAGGGAGCGTTTGGAAGTCACACCGCCCTTATTTTGAGGAGGCTAGAACGACTCTGTTCATATGGTTTAGAGCTTTGCAAAACATTTCCATATAAACttgtgtatttaaattttaaagggAACTGTGAATCAACAATTTGGTTCTACTTGCAGTATATGGATCTGttccttcttttgttttttctactGCAACTTCTGCAAATCCTCGGGAGCATTCTATG GAACTTGCAAATTTATCTACGCTGGAGCTATTTCAGAATGATGGAAGTCCATCTACAAGGAAACTTTTTGTCCTTTGGAACCCTGCTGTGCGTCCAAAATCT TTCATTAAAAAAGCTCAGTTTGCTATGGGAACTGATGAGTTGGCTGATGAAAGTGCTAATTTTGTTCGTTCAAGGTGATAATCCTTATAT CCCAATTGTGGATGCTTCACGTATTTTTGCAGAAATGGTTCAGCACGGTCTTCGCTGTATTGCATTTTGTAGATCACGGAAACTTTGTGAGCTTGTTTTATCCTACAC CCGTGAGATTCTTCATGAGACAGCCCCGCATCTGGTTGATTCCATATGTGCATATCGTGGTGGCTACATTGCAGAg GAAAGAAGAAAGATAGAGAGTTCATTTTTTGGTGGTGAAATATGTGGTGTTGCGGCAACCAATGCTCTTGAGTTGGGCATTGATGTTGGAGAAATTGATGCCACTCTGCATCTAGGATTTCCTGGTAGCATTGCAAG CTTATGGCAACAAGCTGGTAGAGGTGGGAGGAGAGATAAACCATCGCTTGCTGTCTATGTTGCATTTGGGGGGCCTCTTGATCAATACTTCATGAGACATCCCAATAAACTTTTTGGAAGACCAATTGAATGTTGTCATGTTGATTCTCAAAACAAAAAG ATTCTTGAGCAACATTTGGTCTGTGCTGCTCATGAACACCCTCTAAGTGTGAACTACGATGAACACTATTTTGGTCCTTGCTTGGAGAGTGTTATAATTTCTCTAAAAGCTGCAGGGTACTTGAGTTCTATTCTATCATCTGATTCTTCTAGAATATGGAACTACATTGGTCCTGag AAATTACCCTCACATGCAGTCAATATCCGAGCAATAGAAACTGTTAGATACAGTGTCATAGATCAGAAAAAATATCAAGTCCTTGAAGAGATAGAGGAAAGCAAGGCATTCTTTCAG GTATATGAAGGTGCTGTGTACATGTGCCAGGGGAAAACCTATTTGGTTGAAAAATTAGATCTGTCTAATAAAACTGCTTTCTGCAAAGAGGCTGATCTAAAGTATTATACAAAGACTCGAGATTACACTGATATTCATGTCATTGGGGGTAATGTTGTATGTATTCTCCTGCTTGCTCGAGATCCTTTGGATTATCTTCATGAGTTTTATAGT GCCTATCCGCTCAAAGTAGAAACGAACAAGTTTCCAAAATCAAATGCCCGGGCTGATATATGCAAAGTAACAACGACTTGGTTTGGCTTTTATCGTATTTGGAGAGGAAGCAATCAAATCTTTGATGCTGTTGACCTCGCACTTCCTCATTACTCATACGAGTCACAG TAG
- the LOC106756587 gene encoding uncharacterized protein LOC106756587 isoform X3, with the protein MSESNHTEIQIRALTGESVTLLVTPTTTLHHLKLLLRHSFPPATTSPNFHLFFKGEKLRLQTQIASYPIQRDEFLVLIPFTKKEKEPSRTSEFLLPNVPHTTNASSSTSELADSTWSSIKEDLSLLRDATESNASNSESGNEKPLETSTERGLSREKQMELPYHLILNTLRDGSEGGPLGEHNCEVFAKVLESVNCLSELPLGHCKLLKRARSKEGGGGGGGLRKRVSDGVICLCPPWLKIVVKAFAFVNIFSAFIYLQLRDLTSSLLEEALSELAKFGVKLGLGDIKNLSLLCPHMVCFRDDVEKTSFGDNIVVLNHSTDNKDIVEENPKRVRKWLYISKTVSTLKRRDSSFRKFLGRAFEQLPYEFGDEMTVGISLEELLVAVKDNDFVKKEDKPKRVKRNKTTSKSDLNHIGCHDTKSLTAVEMIDHLKKGIGSEGQIVHIEDICARKAIYSEIPIDLSEKMRSALKCIGVSKFYCHQAESIQASLHGENVVVATMTSSGKSLCYNLPVLEVLSTNSSSCALYIFPTKALAQDQLRALLHMTKGFDNDFNIGIYDGDTSQSERMWLRDNSRLLITNPDMLHISILPHHQQFSRILSNLRFVVIDETHTYKGAFGSHTALILRRLERLCSYGLELCKTFPYKLVYLNFKGNCESTIWFYLQYMDLFLLLFFLLQLLQILGSILWNLQIYLRWSYFRMMEVHLQGNFLSFGTLLCVQNLPIVDASRIFAEMVQHGLRCIAFCRSRKLCELVLSYTREILHETAPHLVDSICAYRGGYIAEERRKIESSFFGGEICGVAATNALELGIDVGEIDATLHLGFPGSIASLWQQAGRGGRRDKPSLAVYVAFGGPLDQYFMRHPNKLFGRPIECCHVDSQNKKILEQHLVCAAHEHPLSVNYDEHYFGPCLESVIISLKAAGYLSSILSSDSSRIWNYIGPEKLPSHAVNIRAIETVRYSVIDQKKYQVLEEIEESKAFFQVYEGAVYMCQGKTYLVEKLDLSNKTAFCKEADLKYYTKTRDYTDIHVIGGNVVCILLLARDPLDYLHEFYSAYPLKVETNKFPKSNARADICKVTTTWFGFYRIWRGSNQIFDAVDLALPHYSYESQAVWVPVPLSIKEAVVKQAYDFRGGLHAASHAILHVVPLHITCNLSDLAPECPNPHDARFYPERILIYDQHPGGCGISVRVQPYFTKFLEAALELLTCCCCSAEVGCPNCVQSFVCHEYNEVLHKDAAIMIIKGILDAGN; encoded by the exons ATGTCGGAGAGCAACCACACGGAAATCCAAATCCGTGCCCTAACCGGCGAATCAGTCACTCTTCTCGTCACTCCCACCACAACCCTCCACCACCTGAAGCTTCTCCTCCGCCATTCATTCCCCCCCGCCACCACCTCCCCCAATTTCCACCTCTTTTTCAAG GGTGAGAAATTGCGATTGCAGACTCAAATTGCCTCTTACCCCATCCAACGTGACGAGTTTCTCGTCCTCATCCCCTTCaccaaaaaggaaaaggaacCTTCTAGAACATCCGAATTTCTTCTGCCTAATGTTCCTCACACTACCAATGCTTCAAGTTCGACATCTGAACTCGCGGATTCTACGTGGTCCTCCATAAAGGAGGATTTATCACTTTTACGTGATGCTACTGAGAGTAATGCGTCTAATTCCGAGTCAGGAAATGAAAAACCGTTGGAGACCTCAACCGAAAGGGGTTTAAGTCGTGAGAAGCAGATGGAGCTTCCCTATCATCTTATACTGAACACATTGCGAGATGGTAGCGAGGGTGGTCCACTTGGCGAGCACAATTGCGAGGTTTTCGCGAAGGTTTTGGAATCCGTGAATTGTTTATCGGAACTGCCTCTCGGACACTGCAAGTTGCTGAAACGAGCTCGTTCGAAAGAAGGTGGTGGAGGCGGCGGCGGCCTGAGAAAACGTGTCAGTGACGGTGTTATATGTTTGTGTCCACCGTGGTTGAAGATAGTGGTGAAGGCGTTTGCATTTGTGAACATTTTTTCCGCGTTTATTTATTTGCAACTTCGAGATTTGACCTCGAGTCTGCTGGAGGAGGCGCTTAGTGAGCTTGCTAAGTTTGGGGTTAAACTTGGCCTCGGTGACATCAAGAATCTTTCGCTTCTCTGTCctcat ATGGTATGTTTCAGGGATGATGTAGAGAAGACAAGTTTTGGTGATAACATTGTTGTCCTTAATCATTCAACAGACAATAAAGATATAGTTGAAGAAAATCCTAAAAGAG TGCGCAAGTGGTTGTATATTTCAAAGACTGTCAGTACATTGAAGAGAAGGGACAGTTCTTTCCGTAAATTTCTAGGACGGGCTTTTGAACAGCTGCCG TATGAATTTGGAGATGAGATGACTGTGGGGATTTCCTTGGAAGAGTTGCTTGTTGCAGTCAAGGACAATGATTTTGTCAAAAAAGAAGACAAACCCAAACGTGTAAAGAGAAACAAAACTACCTCAAAATCTGACCTAAACCATATTGGGTGTCAT GACACAAAGTCATTAACGGCTGTAGAGATGATTGATCATCTTAAGAAAGGAATTGGATCAGAAGGGCAG ATTGTGCATATTGAAGACATATGTGCCAGGAAAGCAATTTACAGCGAGATCCCTATTGATCTATCAGAGAAAATGAGATCTGCACTGAAGTGTATCGGAGTTTCCAAATTTTACTGTCATCAG GCAGAGTCTATACAAGCTTCTCTTCATGGTGAAAATGTTGTTGTGGCTACAATGACATCTAGTGGCAAATCCCTTTGCTATAATCTACCAGTTCTAGAAGTTTTGTCTACGAATTCATCTTCATGTGCTTTGTACATATTTCCCACAAAG GCATTAGCTCAAGATCAACTAAGAGCTTTGTTACACATGACAAAAGGATTTGATAACGACTTTAATATTGGTATATATGATGGTGATACTTCTCAGAGTGAGAGGATGTGGCTCCGTGATAATTCTAGATTG TTGATCACAAATCCAGATATGTTACACATATCAATCTTGCCCCATCATCAACAGTTTAGTCGAATTTTATCAAACCTAAG GTTTGTGGTAATTGATGAAACTCATACTTACAAGGGAGCGTTTGGAAGTCACACCGCCCTTATTTTGAGGAGGCTAGAACGACTCTGTTCATATGGTTTAGAGCTTTGCAAAACATTTCCATATAAACttgtgtatttaaattttaaagggAACTGTGAATCAACAATTTGGTTCTACTTGCAGTATATGGATCTGttccttcttttgttttttctactGCAACTTCTGCAAATCCTCGGGAGCATTCTATG GAACTTGCAAATTTATCTACGCTGGAGCTATTTCAGAATGATGGAAGTCCATCTACAAGGAAACTTTTTGTCCTTTGGAACCCTGCTGTGCGTCCAAAATCT CCCAATTGTGGATGCTTCACGTATTTTTGCAGAAATGGTTCAGCACGGTCTTCGCTGTATTGCATTTTGTAGATCACGGAAACTTTGTGAGCTTGTTTTATCCTACAC CCGTGAGATTCTTCATGAGACAGCCCCGCATCTGGTTGATTCCATATGTGCATATCGTGGTGGCTACATTGCAGAg GAAAGAAGAAAGATAGAGAGTTCATTTTTTGGTGGTGAAATATGTGGTGTTGCGGCAACCAATGCTCTTGAGTTGGGCATTGATGTTGGAGAAATTGATGCCACTCTGCATCTAGGATTTCCTGGTAGCATTGCAAG CTTATGGCAACAAGCTGGTAGAGGTGGGAGGAGAGATAAACCATCGCTTGCTGTCTATGTTGCATTTGGGGGGCCTCTTGATCAATACTTCATGAGACATCCCAATAAACTTTTTGGAAGACCAATTGAATGTTGTCATGTTGATTCTCAAAACAAAAAG ATTCTTGAGCAACATTTGGTCTGTGCTGCTCATGAACACCCTCTAAGTGTGAACTACGATGAACACTATTTTGGTCCTTGCTTGGAGAGTGTTATAATTTCTCTAAAAGCTGCAGGGTACTTGAGTTCTATTCTATCATCTGATTCTTCTAGAATATGGAACTACATTGGTCCTGag AAATTACCCTCACATGCAGTCAATATCCGAGCAATAGAAACTGTTAGATACAGTGTCATAGATCAGAAAAAATATCAAGTCCTTGAAGAGATAGAGGAAAGCAAGGCATTCTTTCAG GTATATGAAGGTGCTGTGTACATGTGCCAGGGGAAAACCTATTTGGTTGAAAAATTAGATCTGTCTAATAAAACTGCTTTCTGCAAAGAGGCTGATCTAAAGTATTATACAAAGACTCGAGATTACACTGATATTCATGTCATTGGGGGTAATGTTGTATGTATTCTCCTGCTTGCTCGAGATCCTTTGGATTATCTTCATGAGTTTTATAGT GCCTATCCGCTCAAAGTAGAAACGAACAAGTTTCCAAAATCAAATGCCCGGGCTGATATATGCAAAGTAACAACGACTTGGTTTGGCTTTTATCGTATTTGGAGAGGAAGCAATCAAATCTTTGATGCTGTTGACCTCGCACTTCCTCATTACTCATACGAGTCACAG GCAGTTTGGGTTCCTGTGCCACTGTCTATAAAAGAAGCAGTAGTCAAGCAAGCTTATGATTTCCGTGGAGGTCTGCATGCTGCTTCACATGCAATTTTGCACGTAGTGCCTTT ACACATCACTTGCAACTTGTCTGACTTGGCTCCTGAATGCCCAAACCCTCATGATGCCCGATTTTATCCCGAAAGAATTCTAATATATGATCAACATCCCGGAGGATGTGGAATTTCAGTGCGG GTTCAACCCTATTTTACAAAGTTCCTGGAAGCCGCACTAGAGCTTCTCACATGTTGCTGCTGCTCAGCGGAAGTGGGTTGCCCTAATTGTGTTCAG AGCTTTGTTTGCCATGAATACAACGAGGTTTTGCACAAGGATGCAGCCATCATGATCATAAAG GGTATTCTGGATGCGGGAAACTAG